Sequence from the Sulfuracidifex tepidarius genome:
CTGATGGCAATTGACCGTCCTTTAGGTCTGTCAGGAAGACGCTCGTGTTGAAGTAATGGGACGAATAGTCTACGTTACCGTTGAACGCCGAGAGGGGGAAAGGAGGTATTATTCCGCCCGTGTATCCGTAATCGAAGTAGGCCCAGCTCACTCCATCGTTTGAAAGTTGATACATTATAGTGTCGCAAAATGGTATAACTCCACTCACGAAACCGTCTCCAGTAACGTTGGTAGAGAAACCCGTGAGATAAGCTAATCTATTTGGCTGAGTGGACTCGAGCACGGGTGAGAAGTAGTCGTCAGCTAAAACGTATTCCTCAGCGTAGTCCCAAAGGAGCGGAACTTGTGCATTGGTAACGTATGCCATAGACTGGATTCCTGATCCTTCCACGAAACCGTTCATCAAACCGAAGTTCCAATCCTTGTGGTATGGTTTGAACCCTTCAACAGGGTCAGTCAATATGATAGAACCATGATAGGGTTTCACATATCCTCCGTTCCCGTTCGGGACTGATGTGCTTAAGTTCAGACCTACTGGTCTCATTAGAGAACAAGTAATGTTATCCTTTATAAGAGGATTTCCGAAAGGATAGGTACCAAATAGATTATCGAAGGAATGATTCTCGAGGATTATGATAACTACGTGTTTGATTGGAGTGGCAGTAGAAGGAGACTCAGACCTTGCAGGGACTAAGGCGAAAACCATCATTGCAATCAAGGCTATAGTAAATAGGAGGACTAACTTTCTCATAATAGATTCTAGCCTTTGTAAAAATAAACCGTTATCGGATTAGCTGTATAAGCAATCTATAATATGATGTGCAATGATTCACTGGATGTCCGCTGTATGTTTAGGATAGCTGTAGTTACGTTATGTCTTATGGTCATGTCCACATGGTTTCTGCTTCATGACTTCGGCTTTTGTTATCCATAAGGCCAGTGCCATTTCCTGAACTAAAGTCAGAAGCTCGATGTCATATGAGTTCCAATTTCTTGAACTCACTCTTTCACTAAAAGAGTTTCTTTAACTTACAGGAATAACACCATTCTACAAAATTATTAATAGAAAGGAGATACATAATGTATTTAAACCAATTACGTATGAAAGACAGATCCTATAATTTCTCCCACCCATCCTTGGTTCTCTTCAGACCTATTATTCTCCTCATTACACTACTCCTAACTTTATCGTAAATATTGAAAGGATCACAATCTGACTTCCTCCCCGCCCTAAAGGGCGAGGCTTTCAATCTTTTGTAAATATCGTTGGACGCTTTAACTTTGCGGGGGTTAAGGGGGCGAAAGTCCCCTTCCGTCAGGGAGGGGATGGATAGCCCCCTTATAGAAACGGTTTTATATTTGTATGTCAAAATTTCCTTAGACCTTGGCTGTAAGAGCTGGGTCAGTACCCTCGGGACTGGGGGAACTTACGCTTGTGGAGAGGAACCCTCCGTAACCCCTCTTCCACACGGTGCATCAGAGAACGGTTCCGTTCGATGGAACCTCCGCTGTGGGTGAAGGGGGATCGAGGTTCCTCTGAGAAGCAGGAAATCTCCATCGTGAGGTGGGGATGCCCCGTCCGTAAGGGCGGGGTGAGTTCACGAAGTATCTATATGAAGCTCTTCCACCATCAAGCCTTGGTAAAGCAACGAGACCACATTCTTGGCGAGAATCGCCACCATGTAGCCCGTATTAGGGACAAGATGTAGGTCAAAAGAAAGAAGCATCTCCAGGGGAGGTCATCAGTGAGCCTACTTGACTTCATATCTATGCACGAACTTGTTGAAACTACAACGCGGACTCAATGTAACAATGTCCTGCGCTTAGTTGAATATATAGCGTGTATATACTAAATAAGAAAAATATATATACTAGCATCAAATAATGGAATTAATAGAAATCTAATAGTGTAACTTTCATTTGAAGGCGGGTGACAGAATTTGGAAGATGCCATAATTCAATTGACTGGAGGGCTAGATTCCACGGTTTTAGCACATCACCTGAAGGATAAGTACCGAATTCACGGAGTCTTCATAAACTACGGTTACGCACCTCAAGTCAAGGAGTTTGAACTGGTCAAAGAGTTGGCCCAGAGCCTCGCCATTGAACTCAAAGTGGTGGACTTCTCGTCTTACATAAAGTCCTTTGACCTGTTACCTATATCCTCTAGCAATTACATGTTGAAGCATCAATTCCTGATCGAGATCCTCGCTTCCCTGTCTGCTTACCCTGACTTGAATAAGGTATTCGTGGGTTGGCTCAAAGGAGAGTGGAATAAGAAGAAAGAGATGTTAGACCAAGTTCAGGCAACCCTGGACTTCAAGGTAATCGCTCCTTTCTCCGACCTAACTAAAGGAGAAGTGATAAGGCTGGGTCAGAGACTGGGAGTAGACTTCACAAAAACGTGGAGTTGTATAGTGTCGGGAAAGGTTCACTGCGGTTTCTGCATGCCGTGTAGGTCTAGAAAGAGGGCGTTCAAGGAGTCTAGCCTTGATGACCCGACACATTACTACTACAACGAGAGTCCAGACGAGATCGACGAGTTCATCAGTAAATCCAATGTGGAGGAGACATACGGCAGGTTCATCAAGCCTTTCCTCGAGTACACTAAAGAGTACTCAAAGGAGTTCGTGGATAACTACATCAATCTTATGAGGAAAGGTAATGGATGAATGGAGCAGAAATCATACGTCATGATGTACAGGTCTATCTTCTCACTCTTCATAGGCTTCATGAGTTTCGCTTACGTTGCCCTGATGGATGCTTCAGGGCTAGAGAGCTTCCAGATAGGGCTCATATTGACGCTGAGCCTAGTGACGACATTGGCCTCTTACGTGTTTCTAGTGGTGTTTCCAGTTCCTAGGAACGTAACTCTCTCAGCTCTGATGGAGGTTACGATAGGTCTTCTCCTCATGTTCTCCAGGAACATTTACGGCTTCGTGACGATAGCCGTCCTCATGGGAGTCTCCAACTCCTTCTTCTCCTCCGTGATAATAATTCAGAAGGACTTCGTAAGGAAGGACTACTCCGTCATGATGACGCTCACGTCGATCTTCAGCATAGTTGGGGTAGGCTCGTTTTACC
This genomic interval carries:
- a CDS encoding 7-cyano-7-deazaguanine synthase: MEDAIIQLTGGLDSTVLAHHLKDKYRIHGVFINYGYAPQVKEFELVKELAQSLAIELKVVDFSSYIKSFDLLPISSSNYMLKHQFLIEILASLSAYPDLNKVFVGWLKGEWNKKKEMLDQVQATLDFKVIAPFSDLTKGEVIRLGQRLGVDFTKTWSCIVSGKVHCGFCMPCRSRKRAFKESSLDDPTHYYYNESPDEIDEFISKSNVEETYGRFIKPFLEYTKEYSKEFVDNYINLMRKGNG